In Dermacentor andersoni chromosome 4, qqDerAnde1_hic_scaffold, whole genome shotgun sequence, the following proteins share a genomic window:
- the LOC126537558 gene encoding sperm-specific sodium:proton exchanger-like codes for MNSLIGQEGDVEFSLHDRQVSMIIVLLVAVVAGVCRALRRFVNIPVVAVVVALGFGAGRLVGGYNLKEKVLPVTDLHIRELLFLYLPVLAFTGSINLRGHLFRQCFWQCVLLGFGGLLFSTLLFMLYMSGTRDAEKQHLAETVLISLLTCCPELMFVSDMNALSSARSHILETIIMGEPLVGATVLWMAYRFSTLPEKLTIYAFLKTVACTLFVGPLVGKLIGHALAMAMVSLAQDLPVSFVVSAISVIATWAFAEQFMHGAGISTILSMGIATSSHSAATVYNPVALKKFWMLIRYGYNVVVIFLSAYRIGRDTREYLSWHEIMSPVNAYVAKIGVRFVTIIVLYPLLVSVGYSLSWQQCLIVAWANFKGAIMIGMDLTRAFPTVNLEYALKEQFIRLGTLFLVQVLNTTTLPKLMSMLGLLALSDVERANMNMVIVALRNTANSSTSFQRRDKKFSGADWKWVQMHTCIDNPYIGADEEDHAEQTETYMPARVYRNAAARKASCSILRLQKVCCNKQYEDGMIHSKTRGKILAALQYPMEKEIYLDYSMMKPFVTVPDWIYGLKDLVQRFAGNEAIEKRQYRSIRSSRSRTDDDDEEKEQVSLLSAMLTEGWYHAIIGFIALGFVLLLSGLALFLLKKRADPSQHELLLSIITSVQGAYVLLYSIEMVLLVYTVGMLHVGKDIWKQLDVIMYFLVVTEFVLISMASVTSGGKPDTAYTSFLQISFITLISCRIVKTLQKRVVLFLWIWDLLDGLLNRKLFYAYDLSWAYITAEDEAMNKVSRFVSTPQLAAAIRENSGYNKLETLKNVVDIQQRYPNIEVATKTRQAARRILNKALDGLRELHEGGLLDDKQFGLLFSNLSWMIQRADGMPTNVAVGNAAFNTMLSVPWLTRDVVPRLLNSFYQYLKEGELLVEKNNMHDCVFIICSGIVRVSGCNEEPWANPVQLANSDSTHFYFCEGSFQDYLVAPDALGLLGFLTSRPSVCQCVCETDVEMCCIPMEEMTSLVEQHPEAPNLVYRMWFSVAIRIGLAVLVNQKRYQEWTHDKLKRFLENGIMPNLYYAIDFSLDEAVLDVILVQGVVQCSKTQELYTGPSYIPSAVREMTLPGIPSDRARPVMLITTMMRYHLPSDLDWFHQPLTHYDYKKQRAVSMAVVRTN; via the exons ATGAATTCCCTGATCGGCCAGGAAGGCGACGTCGAGTTCAGCCTGCACGACAGGCAGGTCAGCATGATCATCGTCCTCCTGGTGGCCGTAGTGGCCGGCGTGTGCCGCGCGCTGCGACGCTTCGTCAACATCCCCGTCGTTGCCGTGGTCGTGGCACTAGGCTTCGGCGCGGGCCGCCTCGTCGGCGGCTACAACCTCAAGGAGAAAGTCCTTCCGGTCACCGACCTGCACATCCGGGAGCTGCTGTTCCTCTACCTTCCCGTGCTCGCGTTCACCGGCTCGATCAACCTGCGCGGCCACCTGTTCAGGCAGTGCTTCTGGCAGTGCGTGCTGCTCGGCTTCGGGGGCCTGCTGTTCAGCACCCTGCTCTTCATGCTGTACATGTCGGGCACGCGGGACGCCGAGAAGCAGCACCTGGCCGAGACGGTGCTCATCAGCCTGCTCACGTGCTGCCCCGAGCTCATGTTCGTGTCGGACATGAACGCGCTCTCGTCGGCCCGCTCGCACATCCTCGAGACCATCATCATGGGCGAGCCGCTGGTCGGAGCCACCGTGCTCTGGATGGCCTACCGGTTCAGCACGCTGCCCGAGAAGCTGACTATTTATGCCTTCCTAAAAACGGTCGCGTGCACACTGTTCGTCGGGCCACTGGTTGGTAAGTTAATCGGTCACGCGCTCGCGATGGCCATGGTATCGCTGGCGCAGGACCTGCCCGTCTCATTCGTGGTGAGCGCAATCAGCGTGATCGCGACGTGGGCCTTCGCCGAGCAGTTTATGCACGGCGCTGGTATCAGCACAATCCTCTCGATGGGAATCGCCACCAGCTCTCACTCGGCGGCCACTGTGTACAACCCTGTCGCGCTCAAGAAGTTCTGGATGCTCATAAGATACGGCTACAACGTCGTCGTCATTTTCCTGTCGGCTTACCGGATCGGCCGAGACACGCGGGAGTACCTTAGCTGGCACGAGATAATGAGCCCGGTCAACGCGTACGTTGCGAAGATCGGCGTCCGATTCGTGACCATCATCGTGCTGTATCCGCTGCTGGTATCCGTGGGTTATAGCCTCAGTTGGCAGCAATGCTTGATTGTGGCCTGGGCGAACTTCAAGGGTGCCATAATGATCGGAATGGACTTGACAAGGGCTTTCCCGACCGTCAACCTCGAGTACGCTCTTAAGGAACAGTTCATTCGCCTGGGCACGCTATTTCTTGTGCAAGTCCTCAACACCACTACGCTTCCTAAACTCATGTCGATGCTGGGGCTCCTGGCGCTATCGGACGTGGAAAGGGCCAATATGAACATGGTTATAGTTGCGCTTCGCAACACCGCGAATTCGTCGACTAGCTTTCAGCGGCGCGACAAAAAGTTCTCTGGTGCCGACTGGAAGTGGGTTCAGATGCACACGTGCATCGACAACCCGTATATCGGAGCCGATGAAGAAGATCATGCCGAACAGACAGAGACTTACATGCCCGCTCGCGTCTACAGGAATGCTGCTGCAAGAAAGGCCAGCTGCTCCATCCTAAGGCTCCAGAAAGTCTGCTGCAACAAACAATATGAAGACGGCATGATTCACAGCAAAACGAGGGGCAAAATACTGGCCGCCCTGCAGTATCCCATGGAAAAGGAAATCTACCTCGATTATAGCATGATGAAGCCATTCGTGACCGTCCCCGACTGGATCTACGGGCTCAAGGACTTGGTGCAGCGATTCGCCGGTAACGAGGCCATCGAGAAGCGCCAATATCGATCGATACGTTCCAGCCGCTCGCGCacagacgacgacgatgaggaaAAGGAGCAGGTCAGCTTGCTCTCTGCCATGCTCACAGAAGGCTGGTACCACGCCATAATTGGGTTCATTGCTTTGGGTTTCGTCTTGCTCCTCAGTGGCCTGGCTCTGTTCCTGCTCAAAAAGCGTGCGGACCCATCACAACACGAGCTGCTCCTGTCGATCATCACCTCTGTGCAGGGCGCCTACGTGCTGCTCTACTCGATTGAGATGGTGCTTCTAGTGTACACCGTTGGCATGCTGCACGTGGGCAAGGATATATGGAAGCAACTTGACGTTATCATGTATTTTCTGGTAGTCACGGAGTTCGTGCTCATCAGTATGGCATCCGTGACCAGCGGTGGCAAGCCTGACACCGCTTACACCAGCTTCCTGCAAATAAGCTTCATCACTCTTATCTCATGCCGGATCGTGAAGACGCTGCAGAAGCGCGTCGTGCTCTTCCTGTGGATATGGGACCTGCTGGACGGGCTGCTGAACCGCAAGCTGTTCTACGCGTACGACCTGAGCTGGGCCTATATCACGGCAGAGGACGAGGCCATGAACAAGGTGTCCCGTTTCGTCTCCACGCCGCAGTTGGCAGCCGCCATACGTGAGAACAGCGGCTACAACAAGCTGGAGACGCTCAAGAACGTCGTGGACATTCAGCAGCGCTACCCCAACATCGAAGTGGCGACCAAGACGCGCCAGGCGGCGCGCAGAATCCTCAACAAGGCGCTCGATGGCCTCAGAGAGCTGCACGAAGGGGGCCTGTTGGACGACAAGCAGTTCGGCCTGCTCTTCTCCAACCTCTCCTGGATGATCCAGCGCGCCGACGGCATGCCCACCAACGTGGCCGTGGGCAACGCGGCGTTCAACACGATGCTCAGCGTGCCGTGGCTCACGCGCGATGTCGTGCCGCGGCTGCTCAATTCCTTCTACCAGTACCTGAAAGAAGGCGAGCTGCTTGTTGAAAAGAACAACATGCACGACTGCGTCTTCATCATCTGCTCGGGAATCGTCCGGGTGAGCGGCTGCAATGAGGAGCCTTGGGCGAACCCCGTTCAGCTCGCCAACTCGGACTCTACGCATTTCTACTTCTGCGAGGGCTCCTTCCAGGACTACCTCGTAGCACCCGACGCGCTCGGGCTGCTGGGCTTCTTGACGTCCAGGCCGTCGGTGTGCCAGTGCGTGTGCGAGACGGACGTCGAGATGTGCTGCATCCCCATGGAGGAGATGACGTCGCTGGTCGAGCAGCACCCGGAGGCGCCGAACCTGGTGTACCGCATGTGGTTCAGTGTCGCCATCCGCATCGGTCTCGCCGTGCTCGTCAACCAGAAGCGGTACCAG GAGTGGACGCACGACAAGCTGAAGCGCTTCCTGGAGAACGGCATTATGCCCAACTTGTATTACGCCATTGACTTCTCGCTCGACGAGGCCGTGCTGGACGTGATACTGGTCCAGGGCGTGGTCCAGTGCTCCAAGACGCAGGAGCTCTACACCGGCCCCTCGTACATCCCCAGCGCGGTGCGCGAGATGACCCTGCCAGGCATCCCCTCCGATCGGGCGCGACCCGTAATGCTGATCACCACGATGATGCGCTACCACCTGCCGAGCGACCTCGACTGGTTCCACCAGCCGCTTACGCACTACGACTACAAGAAGCAGCGCGCCGTCTCCATGGCCGTCGTCAGAACCAACTAG
- the LOC126537425 gene encoding uncharacterized protein, translating into MGVILVTTFFTAFMKASLLVKQDVEKLWDIEDLAREEKIRPVLLRGSGFYQAMKYTRVKSFQKVYRRLVEQGGALPAAELFSLSTLRAIQAERAAMLFTRVAINRRLHRYCPMLQGEFYYARQPVTQVPMAMFVRKGMPRVVRRTLDDKLGQMRQSGLLEKWLAEISAPGCESVAWQASSSETEVEEGGDSASLGHSLATFLLLGLGLGGAVIVLLLENLAHFHATRKRHAEAVRRGWRMAAPRP; encoded by the exons ATGGGAGTCATTCTGGTGACCACTTTCTTCACGGCATTCATGAAGGCCAGCTTGCTGGTGAAGCAAGATGTTGAGAAGCTCTGGGACATCGAGGATCTGGCACGAGAGGAAAAGATACGACCGGTGTTGCTGCGCGGGTCCGGATTCTACCAGGCTATGAAG TACACTCGCGTGAAGTCCTTCCAGAAGGTCTACCGGCGCCTGGTGGAGCAGGGCGGCGCGCTGCCAGCCGCGGAGCTGTTCAGCCTGTCGACGCTGCGAGCCATCCAGGCCGAGCGTGCGGCCATGCTCTTCACGCGCGTGGCCATCAACCGGCGGCTGCACCGCTACTGCCCGATGCTGCAGGGCGAGTTCTACTACGCCCGGCAGCCGGTAACCCAGGTGCCCATGGCCATGTTCGTGCGCAAGGGAATGCCCCGGGTGGTGCGGCGCACGCTGGACGACAA GCTGGGCCAGATGCGACAGAGTGGCCTGCTGGAAAAGTGGTTGGCCGAGATCTCCGCTCCCGGCTGCGAGTCCGTGGCGTGGCAGGCGTCGTCATCGGAGACGGAGGTAGAGGAGGGAGGCGATTCGGCCAGCCTCGGACACTCTCTCGCCACCTTTCTGTTGCTCGGCCTTGGCCTGGGTGGCGCTGTCATAGTGCTGCTCCTCGAGAACCTCGCGCACTTCCACGCTACGAGAAAGCGGCACGCGGAAGCAGTGCGCCGAGGATGGAGAATGGCTGCGCCGCGCCCGTAG